The following proteins are encoded in a genomic region of Scylla paramamosain isolate STU-SP2022 chromosome 40, ASM3559412v1, whole genome shotgun sequence:
- the LOC135092754 gene encoding uncharacterized protein LOC135092754 isoform X1 — protein MYPSTARPFHPTVISSSSSYFPSSEAYSSKEKDSYFIPEMPPSARYIRVAQDSLYPEGGANVGVIPAGKFFVFPSSHSALYGIPQPVYPISPPPGYSKYTSKPGNHTMYQYEAPENSTMSYAPSHTHYIVKPSNYSMYSYPEPQTPASMYGLPTPASLEGYTTQVPYPSAHQGYSMMQRVMQPPGVPSGMYQGPPLSNSSTQQQPYYSFPNVQFPGLQTYPHPGPWPAQYIAIQPIPALSGLSGPPTHYGPPAKSTSGAEQNVMAPPPQYLPPQPQPVTEPSHQYLPPQAAPVQTTRKPSSQYLPPSPGQSLAKPPSQYLPPSVASQYLPPASSPSQGPLPNQLPVPNAAPPSGSQTPESPAPPASSLSSDQLSQFLARLNLQFDDSREVDRPKKRRKQSRRKHTDDDLLELMEALGIPQPELESSSSRSRQRSGGRGEESFNTPGSDSILDFFRNNGLDSGSPSRDQSPSRGRDRGRSEDRRNSILSRLFSDPETGMEILSELLGGGEQSGEVFNERRNGRGGDGRRRDKGSRKGRGKGDDRRRGSSAEDTGASILSFLLDSDSSSNSRSRKGGKSSGSRSRFNFGSLFEGRSPLNMVGSLLTAASSLINSQPSSDNAPSPLGALLSLFTNQASSSSLQSLLSGLSSSDSGQSSFNPLSLLSALSSGGLQGLLKFLTPGSTSPQHNTSQSGGQTQQLGQAAPTTQAPQSAKPQPTPYGQSSLVQSAQLVRNAELLRTAQALTNAQALRDAQALLTPGLYTSPALLGTHLYPDVYSQPLVDPYLLPNLYSPALSSPYAHKGVAAPPVAYAHKGVAAPAVAYKTTTTTTAKPYKTHSPANAQAAANLKTLINAQLLLNAQLVKGTRSLLKARAQEKKNAATTTTPPPPPPTPSPAIHLVLNRFVKGNSAPPAVPFSNQQPPSSGLQPTPTMPPYQSPPASPRTPRDRKLFLSLVVEPLLNPAPQG, from the coding sequence ATGTACCCCAGCACCGCACGGCCTTTCCATCCTACAGTGATCAGCTCCTCGTCTTCGTACTTCCCCTCCAGCGAGGCCTACTCGTCAAAGGAAAAGGACAGTTACTTCATCCCAGAAATGCCTCCCTCAGCTCGGTACATCAGGGTGGCTCAAGATTCACTGTATCCGGAGGGCGGCGCCAACGTTGGGGTCATTCCAGCCGGGAAGTTTTTCGTGTTCCCATCCTCACATTCAGCCCTGTATGGAATCCCCCAGCCGGTGTATCCCATTTCGCCACCTCCCGGTTACAGCAAGTACACTTCCAAGCCAGGCAACCACACCATGTACCAGTATGAGGCACCCGAGAATTCCACCATGTCATACGCGCCTAGTCACACCCACTATATAGTTAAGCCGAGTAACTACTCCATGTATTCCTATCCGGAGCCCCAAACTCCTGCTTCCATGTACGGCCTGCCTACACCTGCCAGTCTGGAGGGGTACACTACACAGGTGCCTTACCCAAGTGCCCACCAGGGGTACTCAATGATGCAAAGGGTGATGCAGCCTCCAGGGGTCCCGTCAGGTATGTACCAAGGGCCTCCACTGAGCAACTCTTCCACGCAGCAACAACCCTATTATTCTTTTCCAAATGTGCAGTTCCCAGGGCTGCAGACATACCCACACCCGGGGCCCTGGCCAGCGCAGTACATCGCGATACAACCCATACCTGCCTTAAGTGGACTTAGTGGACCGCCTACTCACTATGGACCACCTGCAAAATCCACAAGTGGAGCAGAGCAGAACGTAATGGCACCACCTCCGCAGTACTTACCGCCGCAGCCACAGCCAGTAACAGAACCGTCTCACCAGTACTTACCTCCGCAAGCAGCTCCAGTACAGACAACAAGGAAGCCATCATCACAATACTTGCCGCCTTCTCCAGGGCAGTCACTAGCGAAACCACCCTCTCAGTACTTACCACCTTCAGTAGCGTCTCAGTATTTGCCGCCTGCAAGCTCACCGTCCCAGGGTCCTCTGCCTAACCAGCTTCCAGTACCTAATGCAGCACCTCCCTCAGGTAGTCAGACACCCGAGTCCCCAGCACCTCCAGCATCCTCTCTCTCCAGCGATCAACTCTCCCAGTTCCTCGCCAGGCTGAATCTCCAGTTTGACGACTCTAGAGAAGTTGATCGTCCAAAAAAACGTAGAAAACAATCCAGGAGGAAGCACACTGACGATGACCTGCTGGAATTAATGGAAGCTTTGGGAATTCCGCAGCCGGAGcttgaatcctcctcctcccgtagtAGACAGCGGTCAGGGGGCCGCGGAGAAGAGTCCTTCAACACTCCGGGATCTGACAGCATCCTAGATTTCTTCCGCAACAACGGTCTTGACTCTGGATCCCCGTCGCGGGACCAGAGCCCCAGCAGAGGCCGGGACAGGGGGCGCTCAGAGGACAGGAGGAACTCGATTCTCAGTAGACTCTTTAGCGATCCTGAGACGGGCATGGAAATCCTGAGCGAGTTGCTCGGTGGAGGCGAGCAGAGCGGGGAGGTGTTTAATGAGCGTCGTAATGGTCGTGGGGGTGATGGTCGTCGTCGTGACAAGGGTTCACGCAAGGGACGAGGCAAAGGGGATGACAGACGCAGAGGCAGCAGTGCGGAGGACACAGGAGCGTCCATCTTGTCGTTCCTTCTAGACTCTGACTCCTCGTCCAACTCGCGgtcgaggaaaggaggaaagtctTCAGGCTCACGGTCCCGCTTCAACTTTGGGTCTCTCTTCGAGGGCAGGAGTCCTTTGAACATGGTCGGTTCTTTACTCACCGCCGCCTCGTCTTTGATAAACAGTCAGCCATCCTCTGATAACGCCCCGTCCCCACTTGGTGCCCTCCTGTCATTATTCACCAACCAGGCATCGTCGAGTAGTCTCCAGTCCCTACTCAGCGGTCTGTCATCGTCTGACAGTGGCCAGTCATCATTCAACCCACTGTCACTGCTCAGCGCTTTGTCCTCAGGCGGTCTTCAAGGTCTTTTGAAGTTCCTGACTCCCGGTAGCACTTCGCCTCAGCACAACACGTCTCAGTCCGGTGGCCAGACACAACAGCTGGGCCAGGCAGCACCTACGACCCAGGCACCGCAGTCGGCCAAACCGCAACCAACACCGTACGGCCAATCATCATTGGTTCAGAGTGCCCAGCTAGTAAGAAATGCTGAGCTATTGAGAACTGCCCAGGCGCTCACCAATGCCCAGGCTTTACGTGACGCCCAAGCCCTCCTCACTCCCGGCCTGTACACGTCCCCGGCACTCCTTGGCACTCACCTCTACCCTGATGTGTACTCCCAGCCGCTTGTCGACCCATACCTGCTCCCGAACCTGTATTCCCCCGCGCTGTCAAGCCCCTACGCTCACAAAGGCGTCGCAGCACCACCCGTTGCCTACGCTCACAAGGGCGTCGCAGCCCCAGCCGTCGCctacaagaccaccaccaccaccaccgccaagcCATACAAGACCCACTCGCCGGCCAACGCGCAGGCCGCAGCCAACCTGAAGACACTCATCAACGCCCAGTTACTCCTGAACGCTCAGTTAGTCAAGGGCACCCGGTCACTGCTCAAGGCTCGGGcacaggagaagaagaacgccgccaccaccaccactccacctcctcctccacccaccccgTCGCCAGCCATACACTTGGTCTTGAACCGCTTCGTAAAAGGAAACTCTGCCCCCCCTGCCGTTCCTTTCTCCAACCAGCAGCCTCCTTCTTCCGGCCTTCAACCCACACCCACAATGCCTCCCTACCAAAGCCCTCCAGCCTCGCCCAGGACTCCTCGTGATAGGAAACTCTTCCTGTCATTGGTTGTGGAGCCTTTGCTGAACCCGGCACCGCAGGGCTAA